Proteins from one Planctomyces sp. SH-PL62 genomic window:
- a CDS encoding UDP-glucuronic acid decarboxylase family protein, with translation MRTVITGGAGFVGSHLCERFLAEGDEVVCVDNLLTGSLRNIEHLNANPRFRFLEHNVSEPLEIDGGVDNVLHFASPASPADYLAHPIPTLKVGALGTHNALGLAKAKDARFLLASTSEVYGDPDVHPQTEEYWGHVNPIGPRGCYDEAKRFAEAITMAYHRFHGVKTHIVRIFNTYGPRMRLNDGRVLPNFMKQALRGEPITMYGKGDQTRSFCFVTDLVDGIYRLLHSDYALPVNIGNPSEITVHQLAEEIIALVEGTKSRIIYEDLPEDDPKRRRPDITKAQKILGWNPTIDRAEGLKTTLAYFRTVV, from the coding sequence TTGAGAACGGTCATCACGGGAGGAGCGGGTTTCGTCGGATCGCATCTTTGCGAGCGGTTCCTCGCCGAAGGCGACGAGGTCGTCTGCGTCGACAACCTGCTCACCGGCTCGCTCCGGAACATCGAGCACCTGAACGCGAATCCCAGGTTCCGGTTCCTCGAGCACAACGTCTCCGAGCCCCTGGAGATCGACGGCGGCGTCGACAACGTCCTGCATTTCGCCAGCCCCGCCAGCCCGGCCGACTACCTCGCCCACCCGATCCCGACGCTCAAGGTCGGGGCGCTCGGCACTCACAACGCGCTGGGGCTCGCGAAGGCCAAGGACGCGCGGTTCCTGCTCGCCAGCACGTCCGAGGTCTACGGCGACCCCGACGTCCACCCCCAGACCGAGGAATACTGGGGCCACGTCAACCCGATCGGCCCCCGCGGCTGCTACGACGAGGCCAAACGGTTCGCGGAGGCCATCACGATGGCCTACCACCGCTTCCACGGCGTGAAGACCCACATCGTCCGGATCTTCAACACCTACGGCCCCCGGATGCGGCTGAACGACGGCCGCGTCCTGCCCAACTTCATGAAGCAGGCCCTCCGCGGCGAGCCGATCACCATGTACGGCAAGGGGGACCAGACCCGAAGCTTCTGCTTCGTCACCGACCTGGTCGACGGCATCTACCGCCTGCTCCACTCCGACTACGCCCTGCCGGTCAACATCGGCAACCCGTCGGAGATCACCGTCCACCAGCTCGCCGAGGAGATCATCGCCCTGGTGGAAGGGACCAAGAGCCGGATCATCTACGAGGACCTCCCCGAAGACGATCCCAAGCGGCGGCGTCCCGACATCACCAAGGCGCAGAAGATCCTCGGATGGAACCCGACCATCGACCGCGCCGAGGGCCTCAAGACGACCCTCGCCTACTTCCGAACCGTGGTCTGA
- a CDS encoding phytoene desaturase family protein produces MATTLGGRRPTLETLGRMDLEASVRDVAGRRWDVVVIGAGHNGLTAAAYLAKAGKSVLVLESRDRVGGACTIEEVWPGFRLSPCAYLVGLLHPRVIEELRLPAYGFRWTPATAGLFVPFEDGSSIQLWDDVARCEEEIRRLAPADVDGWRDFGEAKARLRDAIRPQGDGDLWIGKAPTIEQIDERLGGDHEARHLLFDWSMVECVEHYFQDERLQQAYLGQGVIGTNASPHDPGTASIHFHHQSGRLGGEPGQWGYVEGGMGMVSFLLCDAARDLGAVVATGAPVARILPGEGVELEGGERILADLVVSNADPRATLKLLGDAADPSWKARVEAVPQLGCTLKMNVALKELPSFKARPGVRRDHHLGQINTPLSKAEWDEGYRAARRGELPARLWTELYFHTAHDPSVAPEGVHTMSVFAQYVPYAFAQGDWDSRRGEVVDLALDSIGRFCENLPGAVLDVQALGPPDVEARVGLTGGHIFQGECLPAYMWENRLSPRTPMPGVFLCGACTHPGGSVIAINGRNAAMEILGA; encoded by the coding sequence ATGGCGACGACCCTCGGGGGCCGCAGGCCGACGCTGGAAACCCTTGGTAGGATGGACCTTGAGGCCTCGGTCCGGGACGTCGCCGGCCGCCGCTGGGACGTCGTCGTGATCGGCGCGGGGCACAACGGACTGACGGCGGCGGCGTATCTGGCGAAGGCCGGAAAGTCGGTCCTGGTGCTGGAATCTCGGGACCGAGTCGGCGGCGCCTGCACGATCGAGGAGGTCTGGCCGGGCTTCCGGCTCTCTCCCTGCGCCTACCTGGTCGGACTCCTCCACCCACGGGTGATCGAGGAGCTGCGGCTCCCCGCCTACGGCTTCCGTTGGACTCCCGCCACGGCGGGGCTGTTCGTCCCGTTCGAGGATGGGAGCAGCATCCAGCTCTGGGACGACGTCGCCCGTTGCGAGGAGGAGATCCGTCGCCTCGCGCCGGCGGACGTCGACGGCTGGCGGGATTTCGGCGAGGCGAAGGCCCGGCTCCGCGACGCGATCCGGCCCCAGGGCGACGGCGACCTCTGGATCGGCAAGGCCCCGACGATTGAGCAGATCGACGAGCGGCTGGGGGGCGATCACGAGGCCCGACACTTGCTGTTCGATTGGTCGATGGTCGAGTGCGTCGAGCATTACTTCCAGGATGAGCGGCTCCAGCAGGCCTATCTCGGCCAGGGGGTCATCGGCACGAACGCCAGCCCGCACGACCCGGGGACGGCCTCGATCCACTTCCACCATCAGTCGGGGCGGTTGGGCGGCGAGCCGGGGCAGTGGGGGTACGTCGAGGGGGGGATGGGGATGGTCTCCTTCCTCCTCTGCGACGCGGCGCGGGATCTCGGGGCGGTCGTCGCCACCGGAGCGCCGGTCGCTCGGATCCTGCCTGGCGAGGGGGTCGAGCTGGAAGGCGGCGAGCGGATCCTCGCCGACCTCGTCGTCTCCAACGCCGACCCGAGAGCCACGCTGAAGCTCCTGGGGGACGCGGCCGACCCTTCGTGGAAGGCGCGGGTGGAGGCGGTCCCGCAACTCGGCTGCACGCTCAAGATGAACGTGGCGCTCAAGGAACTGCCGAGCTTCAAGGCGCGGCCGGGCGTGCGTCGGGATCATCATCTGGGACAGATCAACACGCCGTTGTCGAAGGCGGAGTGGGACGAGGGCTACCGCGCGGCGCGTCGCGGCGAGCTTCCCGCCCGGCTCTGGACCGAGCTGTACTTCCACACGGCCCACGACCCGAGCGTCGCCCCAGAGGGGGTCCACACGATGAGCGTCTTCGCCCAGTACGTCCCGTACGCCTTCGCGCAGGGGGACTGGGATTCGCGCCGGGGGGAGGTGGTGGACCTGGCCCTGGACTCGATCGGCCGGTTCTGCGAGAACCTTCCCGGCGCAGTCCTCGACGTCCAGGCGTTGGGGCCGCCGGACGTCGAGGCGCGGGTCGGCCTGACGGGTGGGCATATCTTCCAGGGCGAATGTCTGCCGGCCTATATGTGGGAGAACCGGCTCTCGCCCCGGACGCCGATGCCGGGCGTGTTCCTCTGCGGGGCCTGTACGCACCCCGGCGGGAGCGTGATCGCGATCAACGGCCGCAACGCCGCGATGGAAATCCTCGGGGCGTGA
- a CDS encoding cyclic-phosphate processing receiver domain-containing protein, with amino-acid sequence MTEGPRAAEFDASRGDGPGSGKRRVLFLDDDPRRAEDFLRRCPEATWVSTVDACIALLERGWDEVHLDHDLGGEQYVDVNRDDCGMAVVRWLCAEPREPVLDARFIIHSYNFAAASLMVECLLRNDYAAEFRPFGYDLVDFLSFEDPPRPGLRRRAWRRLVALVRRLVHGRPPAAGPPRPPHPADEAPAESL; translated from the coding sequence ATGACCGAGGGCCCTCGAGCCGCTGAATTCGACGCCTCCCGCGGCGACGGCCCGGGATCGGGGAAGCGGCGCGTCCTGTTCCTGGACGACGACCCCCGTCGCGCCGAGGACTTTCTCAGACGATGCCCGGAAGCGACGTGGGTCTCCACGGTCGACGCCTGCATCGCCCTGCTGGAGCGGGGCTGGGACGAGGTGCACCTCGACCACGACCTGGGGGGCGAGCAGTACGTCGACGTCAACCGCGACGATTGCGGCATGGCCGTCGTCCGATGGCTCTGCGCCGAGCCCCGCGAGCCGGTCCTCGATGCGCGGTTCATCATCCACAGCTATAACTTCGCCGCGGCCTCGCTCATGGTCGAGTGCCTGCTCCGGAACGACTACGCGGCCGAGTTCCGGCCCTTCGGCTACGATCTCGTCGACTTCCTCTCGTTCGAGGACCCGCCTCGGCCGGGGCTCCGGCGACGGGCCTGGCGGCGGTTGGTCGCCCTCGTCCGCCGGCTCGTCCACGGCCGGCCCCCCGCCGCCGGGCCGCCGCGCCCTCCGCATCCGGCTGACGAGGCCCCCGCCGAATCGTTATGA
- a CDS encoding 3'-5' exoribonuclease YhaM family protein has translation MASTSIVITRLSDLVDGQEAVCFAALVRKTRGTTKSNQPFIKCLFRDKEASCEAPLWHDHRFFPEAGSWVEGLAYRIQVRASFNIRFGMQIELLGIQPATEADAVDGFDFDELYESSKYTAASMTESIRQRIDRYITEPHLKLLVTRIIDENAELFCRMQAATAMHHSYTRGLLEHVWSMSRVGAVLVDHYGDYYDQLNPPLDKGVVMAAIILHDIGKLRELSYDPVEARYTKEGSLLGHIIMGRDLVRETARTIEGFPEETLLCLEHAILSHHGKREFGAPVVPMTIEALLVSFIDDLDAKMNAVARHRQNSKTEDAFTDRVFALENRRIYKGIPLEAGDDGEDPGF, from the coding sequence ATGGCTTCGACCTCGATCGTCATTACGCGGCTCTCGGATCTGGTGGACGGTCAGGAGGCCGTGTGCTTCGCGGCCCTCGTGAGGAAGACGCGAGGCACGACCAAGTCGAACCAGCCCTTCATCAAGTGCCTCTTCCGCGACAAGGAGGCGTCGTGCGAGGCCCCGCTCTGGCACGACCACCGCTTCTTCCCCGAGGCCGGCTCGTGGGTGGAGGGCCTCGCCTACCGGATCCAGGTCCGCGCCAGCTTCAACATCCGCTTCGGCATGCAGATCGAGCTGCTGGGCATCCAGCCCGCGACCGAGGCCGACGCCGTCGACGGCTTCGACTTCGACGAACTCTACGAGAGCAGCAAGTACACCGCCGCCTCGATGACCGAGTCGATCCGACAACGGATCGACCGCTACATCACCGAGCCCCACCTGAAGCTGCTGGTGACCCGCATCATCGACGAAAACGCCGAGCTGTTCTGCCGGATGCAGGCGGCCACGGCCATGCACCACAGCTACACGCGCGGCCTGCTGGAGCACGTCTGGAGCATGAGCCGGGTCGGCGCCGTGCTCGTCGACCATTACGGCGACTACTACGACCAGCTCAATCCGCCGCTCGACAAGGGGGTGGTCATGGCGGCGATCATCCTCCACGACATCGGCAAGCTCCGCGAGTTGTCGTACGACCCGGTGGAGGCCCGCTACACCAAGGAAGGATCGCTGCTGGGCCATATCATCATGGGACGCGACCTCGTCCGCGAGACCGCCCGGACCATCGAGGGCTTCCCCGAGGAGACCCTGCTCTGCCTGGAGCACGCGATCCTCTCCCACCACGGCAAACGCGAGTTCGGCGCCCCCGTCGTCCCCATGACGATCGAGGCGCTCCTGGTCTCGTTCATCGACGACCTCGACGCCAAGATGAACGCGGTGGCCCGCCACCGACAGAACTCGAAGACCGAGGACGCGTTCACCGACCGCGTCTTCGCCCTGGAAAACCGGCGGATTTACAAGGGAATCCCCCTCGAAGCCGGCGACGACGGCGAAGACCCCGGCTTCTGA
- a CDS encoding glutamine synthetase III yields MPYDHDNARQSAIEAITSWTNLGRRAPKSATPFTQLFGMNVFSDDVMRARLPENVYRMLRNTVKKGEPLDPCVADVVATAMKDWAMERGATHFTHWFQPMTGLTAEKHDSFLSPTENGSAIAEFSGSELVRGEPDASSFPSGGIRSTFEARGYTAWDPTSPAFILDNPNGTTLCIPTAFCSWTGEALDKKTPLLRSVEALSTQAVRILKLFGSTATRVAPTAGAEQEYFLIDKNFYYARPDLINAGRTLFGAKPPKGQEMEDHYFGSIPERVLACMFETETELYKLGVPVKTRHNEVSPAQYEIAPVFESANVATDHNMLIMETLKRVADRYGLQVLLHEKPFAGVNGSGKHVNWSMADDLGNNLLKPGATPHGNAQFLIFLTAVIRAVAKHGDLLRVAVAHAGNDHRLGANEAPPAIISIFLGEMLEDIVDQIAKGGATTAKAGGELKIGVSTLPILPRDPGDRNRTSPFAFTGNKFEFRACGSAQSISGPIIVVNTVVAESLDFLATELENAVAAGKDLNSEIQTLLQAAIKESRHIIFNGDNYSEAWHAEAERRGLPNRRSTVDSLPDFISPKSTALFNKYGVFSERELHSRFEIFLENYRKTLTVESYLTLQIANRMILPAALRYQGEVADSLAKLKAAGLSVPKNQSALLDELVALVDDLQAASDKLAEILEEHPAGTALDHAKHSRDVVIPAMNAVRAAGDKLEGLVASDLWPLPTYQEMLFIK; encoded by the coding sequence ATGCCGTACGACCATGACAACGCCCGCCAATCCGCGATCGAGGCGATCACCTCATGGACCAACCTGGGACGAAGGGCGCCCAAGTCGGCCACGCCGTTCACCCAGCTCTTCGGCATGAACGTCTTCTCCGACGACGTGATGCGGGCGCGGCTGCCCGAGAACGTCTATCGGATGCTGCGGAACACGGTCAAGAAGGGTGAGCCGCTCGATCCGTGCGTCGCGGACGTCGTCGCGACGGCCATGAAGGATTGGGCGATGGAGCGGGGCGCCACCCACTTCACCCACTGGTTCCAGCCGATGACCGGCCTCACGGCCGAGAAGCACGACTCGTTCCTGTCCCCCACCGAGAACGGCTCGGCCATCGCCGAGTTCAGCGGCTCGGAGCTGGTCCGGGGCGAGCCCGACGCGTCGAGCTTCCCCTCCGGCGGCATCCGCTCCACGTTCGAGGCCCGCGGCTACACCGCCTGGGACCCGACCAGCCCGGCCTTCATCCTCGACAACCCCAACGGCACCACCCTCTGCATCCCCACCGCTTTCTGTTCGTGGACCGGCGAGGCGCTCGACAAGAAGACCCCCCTGCTCCGCTCGGTCGAGGCGCTCTCGACCCAGGCCGTCCGAATTCTCAAGCTGTTCGGCTCGACGGCCACCCGGGTCGCGCCGACGGCCGGGGCCGAGCAGGAATACTTCCTGATCGACAAGAACTTCTACTACGCCCGCCCGGACCTCATCAACGCCGGCCGCACCCTCTTCGGCGCCAAGCCGCCGAAGGGCCAGGAGATGGAGGACCACTACTTCGGCTCCATCCCCGAGCGCGTCCTGGCCTGCATGTTCGAGACCGAGACCGAGCTCTACAAGCTGGGCGTCCCGGTGAAGACCCGCCACAACGAGGTCTCCCCGGCCCAGTACGAGATCGCCCCCGTCTTCGAGAGCGCCAACGTCGCCACCGATCACAACATGCTGATCATGGAGACGCTCAAGCGGGTCGCCGATCGCTACGGCCTGCAGGTGCTCCTGCATGAGAAGCCGTTCGCCGGCGTCAACGGCTCGGGCAAGCACGTCAACTGGTCGATGGCCGACGACCTGGGGAACAACCTGCTGAAGCCCGGCGCCACGCCCCACGGCAACGCCCAGTTCCTGATCTTCCTGACCGCCGTCATCCGGGCCGTCGCCAAGCACGGCGACCTGCTCCGAGTCGCCGTCGCCCACGCCGGCAACGATCACCGGCTCGGCGCCAACGAGGCCCCGCCCGCCATCATCTCGATCTTCCTCGGCGAGATGCTCGAGGACATCGTCGACCAGATCGCCAAGGGGGGCGCCACCACGGCCAAGGCGGGGGGCGAGCTCAAGATCGGCGTCTCCACCCTGCCGATCCTTCCCCGCGACCCGGGCGACCGCAACCGGACCAGCCCCTTCGCGTTCACCGGCAACAAGTTCGAGTTCCGCGCCTGCGGCTCGGCCCAGTCGATCTCCGGCCCGATCATCGTCGTCAACACGGTCGTCGCCGAGAGCCTCGACTTCCTGGCCACCGAGCTTGAGAACGCCGTGGCCGCCGGCAAGGACCTCAACTCCGAGATCCAGACGCTCCTCCAGGCGGCCATCAAGGAATCCCGCCATATCATCTTCAACGGCGACAACTACAGCGAGGCCTGGCACGCCGAGGCTGAGCGGCGCGGCCTGCCCAACCGCCGCTCGACCGTCGACAGCCTCCCCGACTTCATCTCGCCCAAATCGACCGCCCTCTTCAACAAGTACGGCGTCTTCAGCGAGCGCGAGCTCCACTCCCGGTTCGAGATCTTCCTGGAGAACTACCGGAAGACGCTCACCGTCGAGTCCTACCTCACGCTCCAGATCGCCAACCGGATGATCCTGCCGGCGGCCCTCCGCTATCAGGGCGAAGTCGCGGATTCGCTGGCCAAGCTCAAGGCCGCCGGCCTCTCCGTCCCCAAGAACCAGTCCGCCCTGCTCGACGAGCTGGTCGCCCTGGTCGACGACCTCCAGGCCGCTTCCGACAAGCTCGCCGAGATCCTCGAGGAGCACCCCGCAGGCACCGCGCTCGATCACGCCAAGCACTCGCGCGACGTCGTCATCCCCGCGATGAACGCCGTCCGCGCCGCCGGCGACAAGCTCGAAGGCCTGGTCGCCAGCGACCTCTGGCCGCTCCCCACCTACCAGGAGATGCTGTTCATCAAGTAA